Proteins co-encoded in one Candidatus Thiodictyon syntrophicum genomic window:
- the pglX gene encoding BREX-1 system adenine-specific DNA-methyltransferase PglX, with product MLNPETITVLDPACGSGHILVVAYDVLKAIYLERGYRPRDIPRLILEKNLYGLDIDDRAAQLAGFALLMKARADDRRLLNDPPRLNVLALQESKGLNADELTRSLQPIGAMVGRANPAGVTRQQAAGFAQDDLFPDTLPQMNLGESVAPDASGNAALTRSTIAALIDTFAEAKTFGSLIPIPPALAKVLPEMESGLLQALDSGDVFAWAAAEGLLPLVRQARVLAMRFDAVVANPPYMGGKGMNAALKDYAKNVFPDSKSDLFSMFIERGFDWCRSCGFNSMVTMQSWMFLSSFEAMREKILQRRTVVTMAHLGARAFGEISGEVVQTTAFSLQICHFNGFKPVFFRLVDGQEEKKAMALRAGQNRFDNAIQDDFKIIPGSPVAYWVSEKLKQSFASYPALSDIGKPRQGLATMDNERFLRLWHECSISNTLFDAISAEEAFSSRRRWFPCQKGGAFRKWYGNHEYLVDWEDNGERIKALAVARYGSASKRVVNEALYFKPGITWSTISGGLFSMRYVPAGFIFETKGAMCFFDREDILKRVLGFCNSAIVSQILKCISPTLDFHEGPVGKVPVAEIESEVLRSGVSQCVRIAKNDWDAAECSWGFQSFPWIRSGAHNPPANSNARKQFGSRLENDWETWEANTAFQIAQIREIEGENNRIFIEAYGLQDELSPEVPEDQITLARADREKDCQRLISYAIGCMMGRYRLDRPGLIYAHSGNQDFEAIYNVVREKSTDDTDEHRSRNDYLCSSVSSVDNSSSPAANGITDAVREKSTDDTDEHRSRNDYLCSSVSSVDNSSSPAADGITDATREKSTDDTDEHRSRNDYLCSSVSSVDNSSSPAADGITDATREKSTDDTDEHRSRNDYLCSSVSSVDNSSFPAPDGITDATREKSTDDTDEHRSGNEHLCSSVSSVDKNPFPPDADGIVPITDANWFDDDASNRIREFLLAVWGTETLNENMAWLAESLGPKSGETPDETIRRYLSASFFKDHLQTYKRRPIYWCFSSGKQKAFEALVYLHRYHEGTLARMRMEYVVPLQGKMAARIDRLADDIASASTTAQAKRLQKERDKLTRQLDELRRYDEQLRHYADQRIALDLDDGVKANYAKFGDLLAEVKAVTGQKESTD from the coding sequence ATGCTGAATCCTGAAACCATCACGGTATTGGACCCTGCCTGCGGCTCCGGGCACATCCTGGTCGTGGCCTATGACGTGCTCAAGGCCATCTATCTGGAGCGCGGCTACCGCCCCCGGGACATTCCACGGCTGATCCTGGAGAAGAACCTCTACGGGCTGGATATCGACGACCGGGCCGCCCAGTTGGCCGGCTTTGCCTTGTTGATGAAGGCGCGCGCCGATGACCGGCGGTTGCTCAACGATCCGCCCAGGCTCAATGTATTGGCCTTGCAGGAGAGCAAGGGCTTGAATGCGGACGAATTGACCCGTTCTTTGCAACCGATCGGCGCAATGGTAGGTCGGGCTAACCCTGCGGGTGTAACCCGACAACAAGCCGCCGGGTTCGCTCAAGATGACCTCTTCCCCGACACCCTCCCGCAGATGAACCTCGGCGAATCGGTTGCGCCGGACGCGTCAGGTAACGCTGCGCTGACCCGATCGACGATTGCCGCCCTGATCGACACCTTCGCCGAGGCCAAGACCTTTGGGTCGCTGATTCCGATTCCGCCCGCGCTGGCTAAGGTGTTGCCGGAGATGGAGTCGGGCCTGTTGCAGGCGCTGGATAGTGGCGACGTCTTCGCGTGGGCGGCGGCGGAAGGGCTGTTGCCGCTGGTGCGACAGGCCCGGGTGCTGGCGATGCGGTTCGATGCGGTGGTGGCGAATCCGCCGTATATGGGCGGCAAAGGGATGAACGCCGCGTTAAAGGATTACGCCAAGAATGTCTTTCCGGATAGCAAATCCGATCTGTTCTCGATGTTTATTGAGCGCGGCTTTGACTGGTGTAGGTCTTGCGGCTTCAACAGCATGGTGACGATGCAGAGTTGGATGTTCTTGTCGTCGTTCGAGGCGATGCGGGAAAAGATCCTTCAAAGGCGAACCGTCGTCACGATGGCGCATTTGGGCGCACGGGCTTTTGGCGAAATCTCTGGGGAAGTAGTTCAAACTACAGCTTTCTCCCTCCAAATTTGCCATTTCAATGGATTCAAGCCGGTGTTCTTCCGGTTGGTTGATGGGCAGGAAGAAAAAAAGGCAATGGCGCTACGCGCTGGGCAAAACCGTTTCGATAACGCGATTCAGGATGACTTTAAGATAATCCCAGGAAGCCCTGTAGCGTACTGGGTCAGCGAGAAACTAAAGCAGAGTTTTGCTTCGTATCCCGCACTGTCGGATATCGGAAAACCCCGCCAAGGTTTAGCGACTATGGATAACGAGCGTTTTCTCCGGTTGTGGCATGAATGTTCTATTAGCAATACTTTATTTGATGCAATATCTGCGGAAGAAGCCTTTAGCTCCAGAAGGCGCTGGTTTCCCTGTCAAAAAGGCGGGGCATTTAGGAAGTGGTATGGTAATCATGAATATCTCGTTGACTGGGAAGATAACGGCGAAAGAATAAAAGCGCTCGCGGTCGCAAGATACGGAAGCGCCTCAAAACGCGTCGTTAATGAAGCGCTCTATTTTAAACCAGGCATCACTTGGTCAACGATCTCTGGCGGATTGTTTTCGATGAGATATGTTCCGGCAGGTTTCATATTTGAAACCAAAGGTGCCATGTGCTTTTTTGATAGAGAGGATATTCTCAAGCGCGTACTTGGATTCTGCAACTCTGCTATCGTTAGTCAAATATTGAAGTGCATAAGCCCAACCCTTGATTTTCATGAAGGTCCGGTAGGAAAAGTCCCGGTTGCTGAGATTGAGAGTGAAGTCTTGAGAAGCGGTGTGAGCCAATGCGTAAGAATCGCGAAGAATGACTGGGATGCTGCTGAATGCTCATGGGGATTTCAATCTTTTCCGTGGATTCGTTCGGGGGCGCATAATCCTCCAGCTAACTCTAATGCCAGGAAGCAATTTGGCTCGCGCCTAGAAAATGATTGGGAAACTTGGGAAGCCAATACGGCATTTCAAATAGCCCAAATAAGAGAAATAGAAGGCGAAAACAACCGCATTTTTATCGAAGCCTATGGCCTGCAAGACGAACTCTCCCCGGAAGTCCCCGAAGACCAAATCACCCTCGCCCGCGCCGACCGCGAGAAGGATTGCCAGCGCCTGATCTCCTACGCCATCGGCTGCATGATGGGCCGGTATCGCCTGGATCGGCCGGGGCTGATTTACGCGCATAGCGGCAACCAGGACTTTGAAGCAATCTATAATGTCGTAAGAGAAAAATCCACAGATGACACAGATGAACACAGATCAAGAAATGACTATCTGTGTTCATCTGTGTCATCTGTGGACAATTCCTCTTCCCCCGCCGCCAACGGTATCACTGACGCCGTAAGAGAAAAATCCACAGATGACACAGATGAACACAGATCAAGAAATGACTATCTGTGTTCATCTGTGTCATCTGTGGACAATTCCTCTTCCCCCGCCGCCGACGGCATCACTGATGCCACAAGAGAAAAATCCACAGATGACACAGATGAACACAGATCAAGAAATGACTATCTGTGTTCATCTGTGTCATCTGTGGACAATTCCTCTTCCCCCGCCGCCGACGGCATCACTGATGCCACAAGAGAAAAATCCACAGATGACACAGATGAACACAGATCAAGAAATGACTATCTGTGTTCATCTGTGTCATCTGTGGACAATTCTTCTTTCCCCGCCCCCGACGGTATCACTGATGCCACAAGAGAAAAATCCACAGATGACACAGATGAACACAGATCAGGAAATGAACATCTGTGTTCATCTGTGTCATCTGTGGACAAAAATCCCTTCCCCCCCGACGCCGACGGCATCGTCCCCATCACTGATGCAAACTGGTTCGACGACGACGCCTCGAACCGCATCCGTGAATTCCTGTTGGCCGTCTGGGGCACGGAGACACTGAACGAGAACATGGCCTGGCTGGCGGAGAGTCTGGGGCCAAAGTCCGGCGAGACCCCGGACGAGACCATCCGCCGCTATCTCTCGGCCAGCTTCTTCAAGGACCATCTGCAAACCTACAAGCGGCGGCCCATCTACTGGTGCTTCTCAAGCGGCAAGCAGAAGGCATTCGAGGCCCTGGTCTACCTGCACCGCTACCACGAGGGCACCCTCGCGCGCATGCGCATGGAATACGTGGTCCCGCTGCAAGGCAAGATGGCCGCCCGCATCGACCGGCTCGCCGATGACATCGCGTCCGCGTCCACCACGGCCCAAGCCAAGCGGCTGCAAAAGGAGCGCGACAAGCTGACCCGCCAGCTCGACGAATTGCGCCGCTACGACGAGCAACTGCGCCACTACGCCGACCAGCGCATCGCCCTGGACCTGGACGACGGCGTCAAGGCCAACTACGCCAAGTTCGGCGACCTGCTCGCCGAGGTCAAGGCCGTAACCGGGCAGAAAGAATCCACAGATTGA